The sequence GCTCGTAGCTTTTGAGTGACTCGCTCACTACATGTAATAGGTAGTCGTGATTGCCTGTCATTAGAAAGCACTCCAACACTTCATCAATTACTTCAATGTGTTGCTCAAAATCTCGCATGTTCTCTTCTGTCGGCTTTTCAAGCTTCACCAATACAAACACATTCACAGGTAAGCCACACGCTTCTTGATCTACGCTGGCGTGATAGCCGCGAATAATCCCTTGTTTCTCCAGTGCTCGAACTCGGCGTAAGCAAGGTGAGGGGGATAGCGCTACGCGATCGGCCAACTCTTGATTAGTCAGGCGAGCGTTGCTTTGCAGTTCAGCCAGTATTTTCTTATCGATCTCGTCCATTAGCATATTCCATTAATATTGAAGTTTATTTGGCAATATTATTGCTCAAAGTGTATGTCTTACTTCGCAAATAGCAATTTTTAGCATCTGCCCAAAACTAAAATTAAAGGAGGAACAACAAGCATGGAATGACTTAGGAATTATGAATACTTCAACTCAACTTAGCCCGCTGCGTAAAACCACTAAACATGAACAAGCGGAAGCCCTTGCCATTGAGCAAGCAAAACACTTTGGTATCGACCCAAATAGTGATTATGGCGTCACGCTGATTGAACTGGCGACGACCCTGTACAAAGCTAATACCAAGACACACGATCTTTGGGCATTGACGGTTGATGGACTTTCAGAACTCGATAAGAGTGACCGGATCGCTTGGTTTAACGCAAAACGTTTTTTGTCATTCCAGATCGCGAAGATCCTAGACAACCTGCAAAACCCAATGCGTGCCACTTACCAATCCATTGCCACCAATAATGGCAATTTTGCTTCAAAAGGTGCATATCCTATCTTCGATAATGTTGCTGCTATCTTCTCTGCAAGCCCTGTGATTACTCGCACTGCGACCTATTTGTTTGCGTGTACAGAATGGATTGAGGATGCGTTCAACGGTAAAGAACCGCTGCACGATATTTATTCTCGACTGCTTAACCCAACATCGATCTCACTGGCTAACCACATGGTTGACCTAGAGGCTGGTTCTAGAGCCAACGAGTATCTCGCATGGAACTTTAACTCCGGTATGGCGGCCATTGATGGGTTGTTGAGTCACTTACTTGGACATGAAGACATTGTTTTGGCCTCACGCAATATCTACGGCGGTTCCTACCAACTGCTGGAAGATTGGTTTGGCAAGCCTTCTAACTTAAATGTCGCGGTAGAGTGGGTCGATGGTTATTCCGGTGATGAGTTTGCGACTCGCCTTGATGAGGTTGCTGAAAAATATACTGACCGCCTCGCCGCGGGTAAGAAAATCTATGTTTACCTTGAATCACCGTGTAACCCGCATGGCTTCGTGTTAGACGTTGCTAGCATCAGTAAAGCTGGTCACTCTCGGGGGTGGGATGTGATTGTCGACTCAACAGTAGGTACACCATTGCTTCATCCTGTACTCAAACGTGACGATGTGGCGGAAAGGCCCGATTATGTGATTCACTCCTACACCAAAGAGCTTGCAGGTTTTGGCACCACAACGGCTGGCGTAGTCATTGGTCGTAATGAAACTATGTTTGTGCCAAAAGGAGAGGAGGTGACTTTCACCAAACCCAATGGCGATGAGGCAATCATTTCATGGAACGAAACGCTGTTTTGGAATGTGTACTACATCAAAGGCGCGTTCTTAGATGCAGACAAAGCGTTCGAAGTGCTCAATGGTATGAAAACCTATGAGATGCGTGTAGTGCAAAAAACAATTAATACACTGACTCTCGCGAAGATCTTTGATGCTCACCCAGACATCAATGTGTCGTGTCCTGCTTTGCCAGACAGTGATAACTATGAACATTGCCAAAACCACATGTATTTGGGGCTACCAGCAGCGCTGTTTACTATCGATATGGAAGGTAACGGCAATCGTGCACCAATCAATCGTGATGGGTTTAAACAGTTCTTCGATATGCTCGAGCCCGCTATCGGCATGCAAGTGAGCTTAGGGCAAACTAATACGGTCGCCTTGTGTCCAGCATTGACCACGCATTCAGAACTCAGCGACGATGCACTCAATGAAGCGGGCATTAAGCCAACAACAATGCGTATTTCGATTGGGTTGGAAGATCCTCGAATGTTCATTGCTCATATTATCGAGGCAGCCAAGTTATCGATTGACCGCAATCATGCAGACTTCTCATCCAGTTTCCCGAGTAACGAGCGTATCGACGAAATCTATATGCAAACCTATATGGATGTCCATCAAAGGTTCGTGAAGAGCTTGCCGAAGTTCGGTCAGCTTAGTCAGTAAATAAAAAACATCCTGCTGACCGAATAGTCGGCAGGGTGCATCTTTCTAACCAATTTCTTAGTCTTTGGTTTGATGACCTGTCTTCTTGGCAAACTTTTGCATCGCTTCGGCAAACGTCGTTGTTCCGCCTTTCGCTTTAACCTGAACCACCTCAAATCCTTGGCTTTCCAGCGCTTGGCGCTCTTCTAAAACGGCCTTGTCATCTGGTTGACTGCCTTGCACAGGCTGATGAATGTAACACCCCTCAAGTTGACCATCTTCGACCAGTTGGTGGTGTTTCAGTGCATTGATATCAAAATTCATAGTCAGTCTTTTCGTTTAAATGGAAAGTCTCTTTGGCAAAGGCCGTGAGTCTTTATAATTGATTGTTTGTACCATACGGCATCTTAACCATAAGAAGCTAGTGTAAATGCAGGAAGCAGAACCAAGAAGCCAATCTCAATACAATTACTTAACCAAATTACGACGGCGTTGGGTCGGAGTCATTCCGAATCTTTATCGGAAAATTTTACACAAGTAACTGGTGTCTTTTACGCCGATCTCATCCGCCAGTTGTATCAAGCTATGGTGGGGATGGATTGATCGCTACTGCACGTGTTGTAGGCGCTAGTTGCTTGCGAGGATATAATCATAATGCTGTTATCTAGCTTTCCAGATTGCGCCTAACTAAATCGTGCATCTGTTTTATTGTCATCAAAGCTAACCAGATGATTTCTTCTACCGAGCGTTGACCCGCTGTGGAAGTGGGTTGGTCGGCATCGGTTTTATTGGTTAGTGCAGGTAGTTCATGGACGCGGTTATCACGGATGGTATTGATCAACGCGTCCATCGCATCATGAATTAAGCGTTCGACTTGTTGCGTCCCTTGGTATTGCGTGCCTGTTCTGATGAGTGGAATCAGCAAGCAGAGATAATGGCTCAACAATCGATAGTGACTCAGCATGTCCTCGTAATAATGGGGATCGGCTCGAGTGTGTCTTGGCTCTTGCTGCATCTCATTGTAAATCAGCTCAAGGTCGCTTTCTGCGGTGAGCATCGCAGCACGTTGCTTAGTTAAGTCCATGTGGTCGCGTTGTTCAGGGTCGACTTGCAGTTGTTCATAGCAATACACAAACAAGCTTTTTGAACTGTTCAGAGCCGTTAGCGCTTGATTGTGGATCTCTTTTCCTCGCCATTGTGGCCACAACAAACCATAACCGAGCAGCACAATAGCACTACCAATGATGTTGTCGATCAAACGTGGCGCTGCGAAATCGAGCCCTTGGTGCGCCATGGTTTGATAAATTAAAATCAATAGCGCGGTAATACAACCAATGGCGAGCGAGTAATTTCGCATGATGTTAAGCATCGCGACGGGCAAGAGGACGACAATTAACGTATACATCGCGGTCGTTGATACGCCAATATGAATCAAGGAAGTCGCAAAGAGTACGCCAAGCGCAGTACCCAAACAGCGTTGCCAAGTTTTACTGCGTGTCGCCAAGAAGCTTGGCTGAATCACCATGAGCATCGAAATCAATACCCAGTCAGGTCGGATCAATTCAAAGTATTCGGCAACCCCAGCACCAAGCGCGAACATTAAACCGACACGGGTAACATGACGCCAGATTGGGTTGCCTCGGCCTGGTAGACGGAAAGACAATTCGAACGGCTGCACTTCAAAAGAGCGTTCATAAGCGGGTTCATTAAGCTCGATACGGCGAGAAATGTGCTTCACAGCGTAGGCCCAATAACGAAAACGGGGTTGGTCTTCAAGCTTCACTGTTTCAATCAAGTCATTGGCCTCTTGCTCTAATGAGCTTAAATGCTTCATCTCTTCGTTCGTGTTGTGCAATAGCTGTTTGGCTTTGTGTCTTAATCGTTGCTGACAATGTTGGCTCCAAACCAATAACAAATCTCGCTTTTGTTTACTGGATTGAAATTGGCTTAATAGGTCGGGATTCGTGGTGTGACTGCTCAGTATCACTTCAAAGGTATCAAGAGCAAGGAACAAGGCTTGTCGGAGCGAGTTTGCATCTTCATGTTTAGAGCGAAAAGATTCGGATTGAAGCGCCTGTTGGAACAACTCGATGAGCTGGTATTTGATGCGTCTTTTTGGCGCTTCATTTTCGCCTCCTAACAAGAAGGCTTGGCGATATTGGATGTAGTCTGCCAACGTCTCGTAAATTGCAGACAAACATACGCGCAGCGCATAGTGTTTCCACAGGGCAAACCAAAGCCAGCTAAATAGCGCGAAAGTAAGAGGGCCCAGTACCAGCATTGGGTACAAGCTTAGCGCTGTGTTGGAATTATGAAGTGATAGGGTAACGACAGCAATCAGGAGGCTAGACATGCCGAGTCGTGCTCAAAATGGACCATTACCGCCGCACTGGCAAGTAAGGCACCCAGTGCGCCATAGGTTAACCATAAGGGCAGCCCGCTGATCAGCAGGATATAACTGACGGCTAAAGTGATTCCCCAAGCGGTTGCGGTAATCGCAAAACGTGTCCACCGCCTTGGGCCTGCAGCATCAAGGCCACTAATCAAAGCGGCAGGCATGGTCATGAGTGCGGTCATGGCAATATTGATATGACTCGACAGCAACCCTAAGCCGAAAAATAGCACAATGGCACTGGTGGCGCGAAGCCCTAGGTTAATCGAAGGGGAGTACCAGATTTTACGCAGAATGGCAGGAGAAAACGTCATAGACCCTCTTTACTTGCTATGTCTCATTCAGTGTAACGCCAAACCTATGTATTGTGCTGGTTTCAATCACAGATTGATGAATTGAAGCTACAAGGGTTAAGACAGCAAGATTAAAGATAGAGGGCTCAAAAATAGACAGCTTGATAATCGATTGAGTTAGTAGAACAACGAATTCGACTCAATCCTACCTTTTCGCTGCGATTGTATTCATTGATAGAGTGGTCAAACCCATAGGCGGTTGAAGGTGCCATATATTGGGTTATTCCTTGTTGTGTGGCAGTTATTCCATCATGGCCGTGACCACAAATAACGTCTCGCACGCGATACTTGCGAAGCACCTTCATTACCTCGGTATCGTTTTCCAAACGGATTGCTTTCATCCATTCAGAACCGACGGGAATGATAGGGTGGTGAATTACAACGACGGGATCATTGGCCTTTCTTAGTTGCTGTTTTAGAAGAGCTATTCCACGGTTATTAATACGCCCTGAACCTAATGGATGACGGCTATCAAGCGGCTTAGCGCTAGAGTCCAGAAATACAAACTCTCGTCCATTGATAATCGCTTTATCGGTGACGAAAATCGTCGAGCTTTTTAGCTCAGTACGCATTAAGCAAGAGTCGTCATGATTGCCCGCAATCGCGTAAATAGACTTGGTGTTAATGTGTTGCCTTATGAACGATTCCAATCGAATGTAGTCACCCGGTTTGGGATTACAACAAATATCACCGGTCAGGAAAATGGTCTTACAGGTTGGATCGTTAGCGACGTGTTCCAAGGCTTTACGCAAGTTCTCGTAGCTGGATTCATTTGAAAGGTGGCAATCACTGATTTGGTATACGGTAGTCATTGATGTTGTCCGGTTATTTCATTCACTTTTTGATAGGTGATAGAAAAATGCCTGCTAAGTCAGCAGGCATTTATTGGTGTTAGTTTGCTTAGGGCGTTTTAGGAGCGTTGGAAGCTTCGTGTTGTTCAATCATGAAGGCAATGGCTTCATCAGTTAAACAAGATTTACTCACATATTGGCGCTGTTTACCGATATGAAGGATAAAGCCGAGATCGGTCTGCTCAAGTTGGTCGATGTCAGTCCACGCCATAGTGTTGGTCGCTTTGTGGTTTTTGTAACTCACTCCGTTAACATCACCTTGAAAGACTATTTTACTGCCAGCGCCTGAGCTGATTTTTTGTCTCCACAACCACCAGGTTCTTTTGCAGTACACACTGAACGCTTCAATCACACTCAAAACAATAAAGAACCAACCAACGTAGCCATTAGGTAATAGTTCAAACTCTAGTAGAACCACACCAAAAATAAGAAACAATATTCCCTTTAAATAGGCTTTTGGAAACTGAGTCGGAAGGCTAGTTTGATCATAACACTCTGCAAAAAACGTCTTGTCGAGGGTGTATTCTGTGGTGAAACCGGGTTCTTTAGACATGTGTGACTACTTTAAGGTTCTCTATAAATGGGCTTTCTATAGATGGCATCCATGCTGCATTCTTGCAACTTGAGCATTATATCGCTTCTCGGTGCTTTTCTTTAGCGGTTTTAACCCTCTTTTGTAAATCGATGATACTTATCGGGTCCATTCTAACCATCGTCACATGGCTATCTTAGGGGGCATCTCTAAGATCAACTAAAAAATTGGTGATGGAACGGATAGACCGGTGGCGTCGCTTTGTTGTTTGGGCCATTGCCCTTTTTGGATAAAAATTCGATCTTATGTTGGTGATTGATGGGCCTAAAGTGGGTAGCGTTGCTTTAGCACTACTGTTGAAGATGCTGGCGTAGTCAAGCTCTAAGAGAATAAAAATACAAAGCTTATTAAGTTCATCACCGTTCACTCTGAGAGGTCATGCCCGAAGCGAGACATCGGGCATGACCTTGTTCTATTTCAGTCAAGGGGTCAGTATTCGATGAATAATGACACCTGCTTAACGTTAATGAAATAACTTATTTCATAAGGAGCTGAGGTAAGAGCTATATCTAGTTTGTTCAGCCCAGATACTCTCTTCTCATTTAACGCTTCTAATAGTTTAGAGTTGGTAAACTTAAGCGTTTGACCTGCTTCTACGTTGTTGAATGTATTTAGCGGATTGCTCCACGCAGGGCACACAGCAAAAGATTGACAGAATGTATCGTAATCCAATGTACTCGGAGACCACGCTTTATCAACTACATATACTCCCACATTGTTGAATGGGAATTGAAGAGTTGAATCTCCGAAATCAACAATAAGCGTTGCCTGTTTAATTTTCCCTCGAACCTCGCTTAAGTCAAAACTCGCTAGTGTTTCGTAGTCGTATGGGATTGAAGCCCCCGCCCTTAAGTAACCGCCGACACGATGTTGCGTGACTTGTGTTGCCGGGGTTGCTTGCCAGTTTTCTCTTTCTAACCCGAATAGGTTAGAGGGGAGGGTCACGTTGACTGGCGGACTGAAATCAGAGGCTTGGTATGGTGGAGTTTGACCGAGGACTCCTTGTCGATAGGAGTCAGCGCCACTATAGATTAACAGTGCGTTCAGCTCATAAGGACCATCGGCTTGTTTAAACGTGTCACCAGGAACGGTAAATTTGATAGTGTTTTCGCCAGCCTCAAGCGGCTCTTGGAAACTCACTAGCTCTAAATACTCTCCGGCTGCCCCCACGATATTTACCGAACCTGTGTAAGTTCCACTGCGCGTAACATGGACAGGAAACTCAAAATTCAGCGAATCAATGTAGGTTCCATCTTGCGACATAGTCGGTGTGGTGACTAAATCCCCCGTGACTTCAATCGGTTCGCGGCAACGCTCAAAAGATGCTAAATAAATCAATTCTTCAAACTGAATTCGAGGAGCTGAAACTCGTATGTCATCTTGAGTGATTGCGTAGATGATCGTCGGATTGGAGATCAAAGTAGACGTCGAATCAAACGCGCCAAAAATATCTTCAGTTGAGTACTGTAGACTGACGATTTGCTTCGCAGGTTTTAGTTGCAGACGTTTGCTTGTGTTCAGCTCGTCAATTCCATCGGTGAGGTAACCATGAATGGCAAAGTCACCCGCGGATTTAACATCAAGTTCCAAGCGCTGCTCTAAGGCAATAACACAGCCTTCAGAGGAAAACAATGGAGCGAGTGAGTGGCTGACAAATTCAATGTCAGCGGGTAGTACGTGGATTTTTTTACTTGTCTGGCGATTGATAGTTTTTCCATATTCTTCAAAAGACGTTGTGCCTTCAATTAGGTACTCGCCTTCAGTGGGTGGAACAAAAATATTGCTATAGACACCATCTTCAGCAACAGCATCGAAATTGACACCTTCATCTTTAAGCTTTAGACGTGTTTGTACTCCAGTTTCATCAGTGATCACTGCGTTGGTTTGGGCACCTGTAATCGGTAACCCTTTGTTTGTCAGTAATGCAGAAACAGGAACTGGTTCACCGACCACAAATTGGTTAGCGGCTATCGCCATGCCAAACGCAATAGGGGACTGGATCGCAACTTGAGCAATGATTACTGTGTTGTAACTTGGGTTTGGAAAATCAACGACGATCTTCCATTCGCCAGATTCAGGGTTAGTGATTTCAGGTAAAAATACATAGCTTCCCGGTAGCGGCGGACTTTGTGTGTCACCTGAAAGGATGTTCGCTTGCACATCATTGGATGATGTTGCGACTTGCCCGTTAGGCTTGACTAAATATACGGTTGCATCATCCAACGGCACGACGATTTCTGCTTTTAGGGCTTCCGCTTTGTCGATGGTAAATAACATTGTGACTTCGTTATCGCTATTAGTCACTGGCTGAGATAGTGTCGTACTTGTACTCATCCCAACGGGTATTGCATTACTGGCGATAGCCGGTGTGATGAAGGTACAGAAAAGACTGAACACCATCACTAATTGCTTGATGAATTTCATTGTGGCCACTCCTTAGCGCATTGAAATAATTTGTTGTAGAAAACGTTCAACGTTTTGTCCCGTTTTCATTGTTGAATGGTTAGCCAATACGTTACCCAATGCATTGGCATAACTTGGGTTAGCGCTTGCCAAGGTCACAACAACATCATTTTCTTGCGGTACTGTTTGAATGGCTTGGTAACTGACTATGGTGATTGGATGAGCTTGTGGTCCATACACGCTTGGCGTTGTGACCGACTGAGTTTGAGTATCGAGGTAGGCCGCAGAACTAAAGCTTCTTAGTGCCTGCCAAGCGGTAACGCCCGCCCAACGCGAACCCCATGGGAATAGACCAACGATGTCAGGATCTTTCTCAATAACACCGTCTTGGTTGAGATCGGCATTTGCCCCAATAGAAAATGTATTTGCAATATTGCCGCGAGTACGCATTTGGAGCGCGTTCGATGCGGTATCTGTTGTTAGATCACGGATACCAGGCATTTTAGGGCCTGCAAACGGTATATTTGGGAGCTGCATGTATTTGCCTGCGTAATTATTTGGATCGGCACTGACGTTACTGTAGATATCGGCGTAGTGGTCCATTTTTATCACCGACAAATCTGCTGCGACGCTACCAAGGTGAGGTGTCGAGAAAGTAGAAAGGGAGGTTATCTCAAAGGAAGGGCTAAGTGCTTTGAGGTTTTGGGTATCTAGCCCGCCTTTACTGTGCGCAATGACGTGAACTTTATCGGATTTCAACTCATCGAGAAAACCCTGAATTTTGTTGTTCAAGATATTAGCGTTAGTCGCTGTGGTCCCATTTTTGTCAGCAGAGAAACGAGTATAACGAATGCCATAGTCATCAAGTGTAGAAAGCACGCCTGGAGCCGTATCATCATCCCAAGTGTCTGATTGTGCAGCAATGCCATGGGCAAGAACTACAGGAATGGCAACATCAAACTCGATTGAGACCCAATCGACAGACATACACCAGTTGTCTCCCGTATTGCCAGTATCAATATCGACGCGAATCTCATTGTTTTGGCCGAACTTGATATCACTGATATCGACTTGAAGGTTAGTATCCGTCCAACGGTTATCAGCGCCTTGCAGCGTACTTAAAGATTTTCCGTTAAAAGATACGACATCTATTTCTGGAGCAATATTACTGACGTTGGCATTGGAGTCTATGTCGAAGACCGGCATGCTGATCCTTGCGTTAGAACCGATAACGCCTTTTTGCTGCATATCGCCCAGTTTACTTGGGGCTATTCTCCCGTCATTTTGTAAAACGTTGGGGCTTACGACCATAGGAACAGGTAAAGAGATAAGTAGAGGTCCGCCAGAAGCATAGGTACAACCGGTATCCAGACCAGGACCAGAATTGACAACATAAACGCCGAGTTCTTCTTGCGGTGGGGCTATCCCAGAGCTTTGTGAACGTATCGAAAAATTACGCAATTCGTGTGAATCAGGTATATCTTCGGCATTCGCGAAACTCGGAGAAAGTAACAAAACACTGAGCGTGGCGCTCGGAATGTATAGTTTCATTTGTTTACCTTTGAGTATGGTTTATCCAAGAATTTGGGTGAAGAAAACTTTATTTGCAGAAGTAAGGTAGAGGTTTGAATTGTTATGTGAAACTTGCTGCATTTAATTTCGACTGGTTACTCAATTGATAAAACCGTTGCTCTATTTTTTTGCAAAATAGGAAGAGCACGATCGCAGTTTCTGGATTGCGGGAAGCTGTGCCCATATTTTTAAAAGGTGGGGATAGTTATTTGGGATTGTTAGAATAATCTAAGTTAGTTTATGGAAACGTAGCTAAGAATAGGAAAGTAACAGTTTGATGTGGCTTCGTTACAGATTATACATTTAGTGTGGTGTTCTGAATGGTTGATGACTAACCTAACGGACTGTGTAAAGTTAGGTTAGTAGAAATTATGTAGTTGTTAATTCAGGTTGAGAGATAAGGACTAGTGTCCGTTAGCATAAACAGCAAAGGTTGTAACAAACTGAGGTTTGTTATTATATCGTGCGCTTACATAGTAAACACTGGCGACATACCACTGTCTTGTCCACTCATTAGCAACAAGCCAATTAAGACAAGTAAAACACCACCAAATAGCTGTAAATAATGACCTGCGGCTTTTAGTGACGCACTGTTATTCTTGTTACCTGCTGCCAAATAGCGTTTTACCAAGTTCTTACCTGTTAGTGTCATGATTGCAATCGTCGAGGTCGTGAACGCGGTACCTACTGCCATGGCGAAGGCACTCAGAACGCCCATCCAATACAAGCTGACCATATTCGCGAACAGCAGAACCATAATGGCACCTGTACATGGTCTTACTCCAATAGTAACGATGATTCCGGCGTATTCACGGAGCGTTGAAGCTTTGTTTATTGCGTCTGCATCGGCAACATGCTGGTGGCCGCATCCACAGTCGGCATGAGAATGATCTGCGTGAGAGTGCTCTGCAGATTGTAATGCGCTAGATGGATTCAACATCATTGAACCTGGAGATACTGATGAGCGAAGCGCCATTGGTGATTGGACTGAAATCGACGAGCGAGCAGACATTGGCGAAGACGTATCAGCCGCTAATGTGGTGATGGCTTTCACTTTCAACTTTGGCTTACGCATCGTTGTATAGATGTTTTTCAGAGCTTTCCAACAGATCAAAGCACCCACGACCGCGACTAACGCAAAGCTCAACGAGACAAACATATTAGCCTTGTCATTCACCACTCGCATTGATGCGCTAAAGCCCCACAGCAATACACTCACCAGTAAGATAGCAACCAGCGCTTGTAAAAACGCAGAGACAACCGTGAGCACGAGACTCGCTTTCGCCTTAGTTGGGTGAGTTGCTAAGTAAGTGGACACGATAACCTTACCGTGACCTGGGCCTAAAGAGTGAAGCATGCCGTAGACGAAGCTGAATCCGATGAGGTAGCTGCCTGCGCCCCAAGGGTTATACTTAGCTTCATAGAGTAGGTCAGCAAGCTCTGAGTTAACTTCTCTTTGCCATTGGATACTAGAGATAACCAATGATGGCCACATAGACCACAATTGGTATGCGCCGACAGCAACCAGTAATAAAGCGCCAATACCAATGAGGTAGTAATTTGTTTTGATTTGATTTTTCTGCATTTAACAAGAACCTGTATCAGAGACCTTTCTCATTGAGTGAGAGGTTTAATGAGTTTGAGTTAAGACGTTTTATAACTGAAACGACCCATTATGATTAAGAAGCTGGAACTGCAGCACAGTGAAGCTCAACCGATTGAGTAAACAGTTGGCCTAACGTGTTGTCTGGATCGGCATCGGCAGGTAAAGACATCGCATAGCTCATTTGTTCAGGTGTCGGGTTTGGTTCAATGATCTCCAACTGGCACTGTCTTGCGAGTGAAGACGATAAAGTCACATCGTTATTTGAGATCCACGACATATCGACGAAGTAACTTGGATCAAAAATCAGCACGCGAAGCGAGTCTCGGGTAACGTGTTTTGGTTTTGAAAGTGGCAGGTCAAAAGTCAGCACCATCTTGGCTTTGTCACGCTCAAATTTGGCATGTTCAGCCACTTGATATTTGATTGGCTCTTCACCGTCA is a genomic window of Vibrio sp. ED004 containing:
- a CDS encoding Lrp/AsnC family transcriptional regulator, with the protein product MDEIDKKILAELQSNARLTNQELADRVALSPSPCLRRVRALEKQGIIRGYHASVDQEACGLPVNVFVLVKLEKPTEENMRDFEQHIEVIDEVLECFLMTGNHDYLLHVVSESLKSYEQFIRKQLTRLPNIASIESSFAFGQVKTKTKLPVR
- a CDS encoding PLP-dependent transferase gives rise to the protein MNTSTQLSPLRKTTKHEQAEALAIEQAKHFGIDPNSDYGVTLIELATTLYKANTKTHDLWALTVDGLSELDKSDRIAWFNAKRFLSFQIAKILDNLQNPMRATYQSIATNNGNFASKGAYPIFDNVAAIFSASPVITRTATYLFACTEWIEDAFNGKEPLHDIYSRLLNPTSISLANHMVDLEAGSRANEYLAWNFNSGMAAIDGLLSHLLGHEDIVLASRNIYGGSYQLLEDWFGKPSNLNVAVEWVDGYSGDEFATRLDEVAEKYTDRLAAGKKIYVYLESPCNPHGFVLDVASISKAGHSRGWDVIVDSTVGTPLLHPVLKRDDVAERPDYVIHSYTKELAGFGTTTAGVVIGRNETMFVPKGEEVTFTKPNGDEAIISWNETLFWNVYYIKGAFLDADKAFEVLNGMKTYEMRVVQKTINTLTLAKIFDAHPDINVSCPALPDSDNYEHCQNHMYLGLPAALFTIDMEGNGNRAPINRDGFKQFFDMLEPAIGMQVSLGQTNTVALCPALTTHSELSDDALNEAGIKPTTMRISIGLEDPRMFIAHIIEAAKLSIDRNHADFSSSFPSNERIDEIYMQTYMDVHQRFVKSLPKFGQLSQ
- a CDS encoding metallophosphoesterase is translated as MTTVYQISDCHLSNESSYENLRKALEHVANDPTCKTIFLTGDICCNPKPGDYIRLESFIRQHINTKSIYAIAGNHDDSCLMRTELKSSTIFVTDKAIINGREFVFLDSSAKPLDSRHPLGSGRINNRGIALLKQQLRKANDPVVVIHHPIIPVGSEWMKAIRLENDTEVMKVLRKYRVRDVICGHGHDGITATQQGITQYMAPSTAYGFDHSINEYNRSEKVGLSRIRCSTNSIDYQAVYF
- a CDS encoding YcxB family protein, which codes for MSKEPGFTTEYTLDKTFFAECYDQTSLPTQFPKAYLKGILFLIFGVVLLEFELLPNGYVGWFFIVLSVIEAFSVYCKRTWWLWRQKISSGAGSKIVFQGDVNGVSYKNHKATNTMAWTDIDQLEQTDLGFILHIGKQRQYVSKSCLTDEAIAFMIEQHEASNAPKTP
- a CDS encoding choice-of-anchor X domain-containing protein yields the protein MKFIKQLVMVFSLFCTFITPAIASNAIPVGMSTSTTLSQPVTNSDNEVTMLFTIDKAEALKAEIVVPLDDATVYLVKPNGQVATSSNDVQANILSGDTQSPPLPGSYVFLPEITNPESGEWKIVVDFPNPSYNTVIIAQVAIQSPIAFGMAIAANQFVVGEPVPVSALLTNKGLPITGAQTNAVITDETGVQTRLKLKDEGVNFDAVAEDGVYSNIFVPPTEGEYLIEGTTSFEEYGKTINRQTSKKIHVLPADIEFVSHSLAPLFSSEGCVIALEQRLELDVKSAGDFAIHGYLTDGIDELNTSKRLQLKPAKQIVSLQYSTEDIFGAFDSTSTLISNPTIIYAITQDDIRVSAPRIQFEELIYLASFERCREPIEVTGDLVTTPTMSQDGTYIDSLNFEFPVHVTRSGTYTGSVNIVGAAGEYLELVSFQEPLEAGENTIKFTVPGDTFKQADGPYELNALLIYSGADSYRQGVLGQTPPYQASDFSPPVNVTLPSNLFGLERENWQATPATQVTQHRVGGYLRAGASIPYDYETLASFDLSEVRGKIKQATLIVDFGDSTLQFPFNNVGVYVVDKAWSPSTLDYDTFCQSFAVCPAWSNPLNTFNNVEAGQTLKFTNSKLLEALNEKRVSGLNKLDIALTSAPYEISYFINVKQVSLFIEY
- a CDS encoding alpha/beta hydrolase; the encoded protein is MKLYIPSATLSVLLLSPSFANAEDIPDSHELRNFSIRSQSSGIAPPQEELGVYVVNSGPGLDTGCTYASGGPLLISLPVPMVVSPNVLQNDGRIAPSKLGDMQQKGVIGSNARISMPVFDIDSNANVSNIAPEIDVVSFNGKSLSTLQGADNRWTDTNLQVDISDIKFGQNNEIRVDIDTGNTGDNWCMSVDWVSIEFDVAIPVVLAHGIAAQSDTWDDDTAPGVLSTLDDYGIRYTRFSADKNGTTATNANILNNKIQGFLDELKSDKVHVIAHSKGGLDTQNLKALSPSFEITSLSTFSTPHLGSVAADLSVIKMDHYADIYSNVSADPNNYAGKYMQLPNIPFAGPKMPGIRDLTTDTASNALQMRTRGNIANTFSIGANADLNQDGVIEKDPDIVGLFPWGSRWAGVTAWQALRSFSSAAYLDTQTQSVTTPSVYGPQAHPITIVSYQAIQTVPQENDVVVTLASANPSYANALGNVLANHSTMKTGQNVERFLQQIISMR
- a CDS encoding nickel/cobalt transporter gives rise to the protein MQKNQIKTNYYLIGIGALLLVAVGAYQLWSMWPSLVISSIQWQREVNSELADLLYEAKYNPWGAGSYLIGFSFVYGMLHSLGPGHGKVIVSTYLATHPTKAKASLVLTVVSAFLQALVAILLVSVLLWGFSASMRVVNDKANMFVSLSFALVAVVGALICWKALKNIYTTMRKPKLKVKAITTLAADTSSPMSARSSISVQSPMALRSSVSPGSMMLNPSSALQSAEHSHADHSHADCGCGHQHVADADAINKASTLREYAGIIVTIGVRPCTGAIMVLLFANMVSLYWMGVLSAFAMAVGTAFTTSTIAIMTLTGKNLVKRYLAAGNKNNSASLKAAGHYLQLFGGVLLVLIGLLLMSGQDSGMSPVFTM
- a CDS encoding DUF1007 family protein → MKQLFILTNAFNHLPSRYVSRFSAGLRSIKRLPLWLALFSFAPSLSAHPHSWIEMKTHIEGENGMITGLSMEWSFDAMTSMYMLDGEDVSPEKEVETYKNLAASVIENMMYEHYFTYFYDGEEPIKYQVAEHAKFERDKAKMVLTFDLPLSKPKHVTRDSLRVLIFDPSYFVDMSWISNNDVTLSSSLARQCQLEIIEPNPTPEQMSYAMSLPADADPDNTLGQLFTQSVELHCAAVPAS